In Patulibacter sp. SYSU D01012, a single window of DNA contains:
- a CDS encoding lytic transglycosylase domain-containing protein — protein MLLVAIVGIAVLAWAVAGTHVRDAVDEIRLPLKHEDVIRQQAREKDLDPALIAAIIYAESRFRDNQESAAGAMGLMQVTPDTARDVARQSGANTFAIGDLHTADVNIRYGTWRLRDMLRRFDGNTILAVAGYNAGPENAKRWQAAAAAAGHAVRVRDITFPETRNYVQKVLDARRDYRRTYPRELGLG, from the coding sequence GCACGTGCGCGACGCCGTGGACGAGATCCGGCTGCCGCTCAAGCACGAGGACGTCATCCGCCAGCAGGCGCGCGAGAAGGACCTGGACCCCGCGCTGATCGCGGCGATCATCTACGCCGAGTCGCGCTTCCGCGACAACCAGGAGTCGGCGGCCGGGGCGATGGGGCTGATGCAGGTCACGCCGGACACGGCGCGCGACGTCGCCCGCCAGTCCGGCGCCAACACCTTCGCGATCGGCGACCTGCACACCGCCGACGTGAACATCCGCTACGGCACCTGGCGGCTGCGCGACATGCTGCGCCGGTTCGACGGGAACACGATCCTGGCGGTCGCCGGGTACAACGCCGGCCCCGAGAACGCGAAGCGCTGGCAGGCCGCGGCCGCCGCCGCGGGCCACGCGGTGCGGGTCCGGGACATCACGTTCCCCGAGACGCGCAACTACGTGCAGAAGGTCCTGGACGCGCGGCGGGACTACCGCCGCACGTACCCGCGGGAGCTGGGGCTGGGATGA
- a CDS encoding DivIVA domain-containing protein, protein MPTDRQSIEKRDFPIARRGYETHAVDEHLRRLADEVEALRAERDAALAAAAAPAPAPASASLAAGASERVRRIVAAAEETAESLERDARDEADRVRADAEHEARERVSAVRGATTSLLQRVAALDAEVGRVLEDLGGEVPAAVAGSVSPESRHVTAGAPDGGLPTPEQLDAPAAPVVEPDPEPAPAPAASSATPPAAPDPVPSAVAGPAPTTPPTAAPAPAATTPPAERSTDEAGARLVALDLLLDGTPREEIDRRLAERYALPDRAGLLDELYARQG, encoded by the coding sequence GTGCCGACGGACCGCCAGAGCATCGAGAAGCGCGACTTCCCCATCGCCCGCCGGGGGTACGAGACGCACGCCGTCGACGAGCACCTGCGGCGCCTGGCGGACGAGGTCGAGGCCCTGCGCGCCGAGCGCGACGCCGCCCTGGCGGCCGCCGCCGCGCCCGCCCCGGCGCCCGCGTCGGCGTCGCTCGCCGCCGGCGCGTCCGAGCGCGTGCGGCGCATCGTGGCCGCGGCCGAGGAGACGGCCGAGAGCCTGGAGCGCGACGCACGGGACGAGGCCGACCGGGTGCGCGCGGACGCCGAGCACGAGGCGCGCGAGCGGGTGTCCGCCGTCCGCGGCGCCACCACGTCGCTGCTGCAGCGGGTGGCGGCGCTCGACGCCGAGGTGGGGCGCGTCCTGGAGGACCTGGGCGGCGAGGTGCCGGCCGCCGTGGCCGGCAGCGTCTCGCCCGAGTCGCGGCACGTGACCGCCGGTGCCCCCGACGGCGGCCTGCCGACGCCCGAGCAGCTCGACGCGCCCGCGGCGCCCGTCGTGGAGCCCGACCCCGAACCGGCCCCGGCGCCGGCCGCGTCCAGCGCGACCCCTCCCGCCGCGCCGGATCCTGTGCCGTCCGCGGTCGCCGGCCCCGCGCCTACCACGCCCCCGACCGCCGCGCCCGCGCCCGCCGCGACGACCCCGCCGGCCGAGCGCAGCACGGACGAGGCCGGCGCCCGCCTCGTCGCGCTCGACCTGCTGCTGGACGGCACGCCGCGCGAGGAGATCGACCGGCGCCTGGCCGAGCGCTACGCGCTGCCCGACCGCGCGGGCCTGCTCGACGAGCTGTACGCCCGCCAGGGCTGA
- the uvrB gene encoding excinuclease ABC subunit UvrB encodes MPEFRLAQGWTPKADQPKAIDEIVESVRAGAPFTTLLGATGTGKTMTMASTIERLQRPALVMAHNKTLAAQLCNEFRTFFPQNAVEYFVSYYDYYQPEAYVPSKDLYIEKDSAINEEIDRLRHAATAALFARRDVIIVASVSAIYGLGSPDTYDRNLVVLRRGDEVDRDALLSKLVHIQYQRNDTALQRGTFRARGETIEIFPAYAETAYRVTLFGDEVERLQHVDTMTGELLEDDLEHVAIWPASHYTTPEGQMERVTAEIERELEERVKELESQGKELESHRLQQRTRYDIEMLREMGFCNGIENYSQIMDGRTAGERPYCLLDYFPEDFVCFLDESHQTVPQIGAMYEGDRSRKQTLVDYGFRLPSALGNRPQTFDEFLSITPQTVFVSATPGKFEEARSERVVEQIVRPTGIVDPEIDVRPSMGQADDLMNEIRRRVDRNERTLVTTLTKKMAEDLTTYLLENGFKVRYLHSDVDTLERIQIIRELRLGEFDALVGVNLLREGLDLPEVSLVAILDADKEGFLRGATSLIQTIGRAARHVEGRVIMYADKRSAAMDVAISETERRRAIQLQYNEDNGISPQAISKGVSDIGEFLQGESKLPKGKRRRAKQEATDKLTVEELNTRFVKLEEEMLAAAEELRFEHAAALRDELRELRQEIERREAGAATATPTDAAA; translated from the coding sequence ATGCCAGAGTTCCGTCTCGCGCAGGGCTGGACGCCGAAGGCCGACCAGCCCAAGGCCATCGACGAGATCGTCGAGAGCGTCCGCGCCGGCGCGCCCTTCACCACGCTGCTCGGCGCCACCGGCACGGGCAAGACCATGACGATGGCCTCGACGATCGAGCGCCTGCAGCGGCCCGCGCTCGTCATGGCCCACAACAAGACGCTCGCCGCGCAGCTCTGCAACGAGTTCCGCACGTTCTTCCCGCAGAACGCCGTCGAGTACTTCGTCTCGTACTACGACTACTACCAGCCCGAGGCGTACGTCCCCTCGAAGGACCTGTACATCGAGAAGGACTCGGCGATCAACGAGGAGATCGACCGCCTGCGGCACGCCGCGACGGCGGCGCTGTTCGCCCGGCGCGACGTCATCATCGTCGCCTCGGTCTCCGCGATCTACGGCCTCGGCTCGCCGGACACCTACGACCGCAACCTCGTGGTGCTGCGCCGCGGGGACGAGGTCGACCGCGACGCGCTGCTGTCGAAGCTCGTCCACATCCAGTACCAGCGCAACGACACCGCGCTGCAGCGCGGCACGTTCCGCGCCCGCGGGGAGACGATCGAGATCTTCCCGGCCTACGCCGAGACGGCGTACCGCGTGACGCTGTTCGGCGACGAGGTGGAGCGCCTGCAGCACGTCGACACGATGACCGGCGAGCTGCTCGAGGACGACCTGGAGCACGTCGCGATCTGGCCCGCGTCGCACTACACGACGCCCGAGGGGCAGATGGAGCGCGTGACCGCCGAGATCGAGCGCGAGCTCGAGGAGCGGGTGAAGGAGCTCGAGTCGCAGGGCAAGGAGCTCGAGAGCCACCGCCTGCAGCAGCGCACGCGCTACGACATCGAGATGCTGCGCGAGATGGGGTTCTGCAACGGCATCGAGAACTACTCGCAGATCATGGACGGCCGTACGGCCGGCGAGCGCCCGTACTGCCTGCTGGACTACTTCCCCGAGGACTTCGTCTGCTTCCTGGACGAGTCGCACCAGACGGTGCCGCAGATCGGCGCGATGTACGAGGGCGACCGCTCGCGCAAGCAGACCCTCGTGGACTACGGCTTCCGCCTGCCCAGCGCGCTGGGCAACCGCCCGCAGACGTTCGACGAGTTCCTCTCGATCACGCCGCAGACCGTCTTCGTCTCGGCCACGCCGGGCAAGTTCGAGGAGGCGCGGTCCGAGCGCGTCGTCGAGCAGATCGTCCGCCCGACCGGCATCGTCGACCCCGAGATCGACGTCCGCCCGTCCATGGGTCAGGCCGACGACCTGATGAACGAGATCCGCCGCCGCGTGGACCGCAACGAGCGCACGCTCGTCACCACGCTGACGAAGAAGATGGCGGAGGACCTGACGACCTACCTGCTCGAGAACGGGTTCAAGGTCCGCTACCTGCACTCCGACGTCGACACGCTCGAGCGGATCCAGATCATCCGCGAGCTGCGGCTGGGCGAGTTCGACGCGCTCGTCGGCGTCAACCTGCTGCGTGAGGGCCTGGACCTGCCCGAGGTGTCGCTCGTGGCGATCCTCGACGCCGACAAGGAGGGCTTCCTCCGCGGCGCCACGTCGCTCATCCAGACGATCGGCCGCGCCGCCCGCCACGTCGAGGGCCGGGTCATCATGTACGCCGACAAGCGGTCGGCGGCGATGGACGTGGCGATCTCCGAGACGGAGCGCCGTCGCGCGATCCAGCTGCAGTACAACGAGGACAACGGGATCTCGCCGCAGGCGATCAGCAAGGGCGTCTCCGACATCGGCGAGTTCCTGCAGGGCGAGTCGAAGCTGCCGAAGGGCAAGCGCCGCCGCGCGAAGCAGGAGGCGACCGACAAGCTCACCGTCGAGGAGCTCAACACGCGCTTCGTGAAGCTCGAGGAGGAGATGCTCGCCGCGGCCGAGGAGCTGCGGTTCGAGCACGCCGCCGCGCTGCGCGACGAGCTGCGCGAGCTGCGGCAGGAGATCGAGCGCCGCGAGGCGGGCGCCGCCACGGCGACGCCCACGGACGCGGCGGCGTAG
- a CDS encoding ClbS/DfsB family four-helix bundle protein: protein MTPPATLAELERDVERALGRLEAELDAVADAGQDDLPCVDGWTVHDVAAVRTAWAEMTRDWIAAGRRGEAPPTPAAGYGWNQTPALNAAIVTREAATPLDELRRRLRAATAACLAHARDLDGPDLLEPRRFAWTRTWPVLRWIHANTTAQQEKARTLIRRARRAAAAGPPTPEHREGGAAPLAP, encoded by the coding sequence GTGACGCCGCCCGCCACGCTCGCCGAGCTGGAGCGGGACGTCGAGCGGGCGCTCGGCCGGCTCGAGGCCGAGCTGGACGCCGTCGCGGACGCCGGTCAGGACGACCTGCCCTGCGTCGACGGGTGGACGGTCCACGACGTCGCCGCCGTGCGCACGGCGTGGGCCGAGATGACGCGCGACTGGATCGCCGCCGGGCGCCGCGGGGAGGCCCCGCCGACGCCCGCCGCCGGCTACGGCTGGAACCAGACCCCGGCGCTGAACGCGGCGATCGTGACGCGCGAGGCCGCCACGCCGCTCGACGAGCTACGGCGGCGCCTGCGGGCGGCGACCGCCGCGTGTCTGGCCCACGCCCGGGACCTCGACGGCCCTGACCTGCTGGAGCCCCGCCGGTTCGCCTGGACGCGGACGTGGCCGGTGCTGCGGTGGATCCACGCCAACACGACCGCGCAGCAGGAGAAGGCGCGCACGCTGATCCGGCGCGCCCGCCGGGCGGCGGCCGCCGGCCCGCCGACGCCCGAGCACCGGGAGGGTGGCGCCGCGCCGCTCGCGCCGTGA
- a CDS encoding pyridoxal phosphate-dependent aminotransferase, with the protein MSHGTAARLRGFGTTIFAEMTALAQATGAINLGQGFPDEDGPAEVVAAAAEALRAGPNQYAPARGVPALREAVAAHARRWYGRELDPDTQVQVTVGATEGIAASLLGLCDPGDGVVLFEPYYDSYAAGVAMAGAERRVVTLRAPDLTFDPAQLRAAAAGEGHGGRPARLLLLNSPHNPTGKVFTPEELEQVAAVCREHDLIAVCDEVYEHLAFDREHVPLATLPGMAERTLTVSSAGKTFALTGWKVGWVTGPPALVTAVATAKQFLTFSGHGPLQEAVARALALDDAYFAGARDALRRKRDRLCAGLRAAGLEVLAPEGGYFATADVRAIGEEDGRAFCRALPERAGVVAVPTAVFYDDETAGRSLVRFAYCKRDEVIDEAARRLAATSRP; encoded by the coding sequence ATGAGCCACGGGACCGCCGCCCGCCTGCGGGGCTTCGGCACGACGATCTTCGCCGAGATGACGGCGCTCGCCCAGGCGACGGGGGCGATCAACCTGGGCCAGGGGTTCCCGGACGAGGACGGGCCCGCCGAGGTCGTCGCGGCCGCCGCCGAGGCCCTGCGCGCCGGGCCCAACCAGTACGCGCCGGCGCGCGGCGTCCCGGCGCTGCGCGAGGCCGTCGCCGCCCACGCGCGCCGCTGGTACGGGCGCGAGCTCGACCCGGACACGCAGGTCCAGGTGACGGTCGGGGCCACGGAGGGCATCGCCGCGTCGCTGCTGGGGCTCTGCGATCCGGGCGACGGCGTCGTCCTCTTCGAGCCCTACTACGACTCCTACGCGGCGGGCGTCGCGATGGCGGGGGCCGAGCGACGGGTCGTCACGCTCCGCGCGCCGGACCTGACGTTCGACCCGGCGCAGCTGCGCGCCGCGGCGGCGGGGGAGGGGCACGGCGGCCGGCCGGCGCGGCTCCTGCTCCTCAACTCGCCGCACAACCCGACCGGCAAGGTCTTCACGCCGGAGGAGCTGGAGCAGGTCGCCGCGGTGTGCCGGGAGCACGACCTGATCGCGGTCTGCGACGAGGTCTACGAGCACCTGGCGTTCGACCGCGAGCACGTGCCGCTCGCGACGCTGCCCGGGATGGCCGAGCGCACGCTGACGGTCTCCTCGGCCGGCAAGACGTTCGCGCTGACGGGCTGGAAGGTCGGCTGGGTGACCGGCCCGCCGGCGCTCGTCACCGCGGTCGCGACCGCCAAGCAGTTCCTGACCTTCTCGGGCCACGGGCCGCTGCAGGAGGCCGTCGCCCGCGCCCTCGCGCTCGACGACGCGTACTTCGCCGGCGCCCGGGACGCGCTGCGCCGCAAGCGGGACCGCCTCTGCGCCGGCCTGCGCGCCGCCGGCCTGGAGGTGCTGGCACCCGAGGGCGGCTACTTCGCCACCGCCGACGTCCGCGCGATCGGCGAGGAGGACGGTCGGGCGTTCTGCCGGGCGCTGCCCGAGCGTGCCGGCGTCGTCGCCGTGCCGACCGCCGTCTTCTACGACGACGAGACCGCCGGCCGCTCCCTCGTGCGCTTCGCGTACTGCAAGCGCGACGAGGTGATCGACGAGGCCGCCCGACGGCTCGCTGCAACGTCGCGACCTTGA
- a CDS encoding class II fructose-bisphosphate aldolase translates to MPAVHIRDILAPARDERRGIAAFNVIGLEHAEGIVAGAEAAGRPVILQLSQNAVAHRRGTLRPVAAALVALAGEAAVPVALHLDHAEDPALLRAAAAAGFSSVMFDASSAADEDNVAATADAAAWARGAGVWLEGELGEVGGKDGDHTVGAGTDPDAAADYVRRTRVDALAVAVGSSHKMTDRTARLDRERIAALRAAVPVPLVLHGSSGVPDDELRAAVAAGMVKVNVGTLLNVAFTGAVRGTLAERPELVDPRPYLAAGRDAIAEAAERVARTLAGA, encoded by the coding sequence ATGCCCGCAGTCCACATCCGCGACATCCTGGCCCCGGCGCGCGACGAGCGCCGCGGGATCGCCGCGTTCAACGTCATCGGCCTGGAGCACGCCGAGGGCATCGTCGCGGGCGCCGAGGCCGCCGGCCGGCCCGTGATCCTGCAGCTCAGCCAGAACGCCGTCGCGCACCGCCGGGGCACCCTGCGCCCCGTCGCGGCGGCGCTCGTGGCGCTGGCCGGCGAGGCGGCGGTGCCCGTCGCGCTGCACCTGGACCACGCCGAGGACCCGGCACTGCTCCGCGCCGCCGCGGCCGCGGGGTTCTCGTCCGTCATGTTCGACGCGTCGTCGGCGGCGGACGAGGACAACGTCGCCGCCACCGCGGACGCCGCGGCCTGGGCGCGCGGCGCCGGGGTGTGGCTCGAGGGCGAGCTCGGCGAGGTCGGCGGCAAGGACGGCGACCACACCGTCGGCGCGGGCACCGACCCGGACGCGGCCGCGGACTACGTCCGCCGCACGCGCGTCGACGCCCTCGCCGTCGCGGTCGGCTCGTCGCACAAGATGACCGACCGGACCGCGCGGCTGGACCGCGAGCGGATCGCGGCCCTGCGCGCCGCCGTGCCCGTACCGCTCGTGCTGCACGGCTCGTCCGGGGTTCCCGACGACGAGCTGCGCGCCGCCGTGGCCGCGGGGATGGTGAAGGTCAACGTCGGCACGCTGCTCAACGTCGCGTTCACCGGCGCGGTCCGCGGGACGCTCGCCGAGCGGCCGGAGCTGGTCGACCCGCGGCCGTACCTGGCCGCCGGCCGCGACGCGATCGCCGAGGCCGCGGAGCGCGTGGCCCGCACGCTCGCCGGGGCGTAG
- a CDS encoding GNAT family N-acetyltransferase, whose amino-acid sequence MSARPATDDGVPPATDGAGVAEQRPAFGAARVERVARVDGPLRARLLRIWTDVSNAGGWVGFVPPVAEAEIAPVLDAALARVHAGRDWLAVVRTGAPDRPAPDDVAGFAFVANNDRLLSEHWRWVLRVQVHPEHQGARLGAVLLDGIADMAADDGLEMLLLTVRGGEGLEAFYGRAGYREVARIPRAIRVAPDDYRDQVHLAHHLR is encoded by the coding sequence ATGAGCGCCCGTCCCGCGACCGACGACGGCGTGCCGCCCGCCACCGACGGCGCCGGCGTCGCCGAGCAGCGGCCCGCCTTCGGAGCGGCGCGCGTCGAGCGGGTGGCGCGCGTCGACGGCCCCCTGCGCGCCCGGCTGCTCCGGATCTGGACCGACGTCTCGAACGCGGGCGGCTGGGTCGGCTTCGTGCCCCCGGTGGCCGAGGCCGAGATCGCCCCGGTGCTCGACGCGGCGCTCGCCCGCGTGCACGCCGGGCGGGACTGGCTCGCGGTCGTCCGCACCGGCGCGCCGGACCGGCCGGCGCCCGACGACGTCGCCGGGTTCGCGTTCGTCGCCAACAACGACCGCCTGCTCTCGGAGCACTGGCGCTGGGTGCTGCGCGTGCAGGTGCACCCCGAGCACCAGGGCGCGCGGCTGGGCGCCGTGCTCCTCGACGGCATCGCCGACATGGCGGCCGACGACGGGCTCGAGATGCTGCTGCTGACCGTGCGCGGGGGCGAGGGGCTCGAGGCGTTCTACGGCCGCGCCGGCTACCGCGAGGTCGCGCGGATCCCGCGGGCGATCCGGGTCGCGCCGGACGACTACCGGGACCAGGTCCACCTGGCGCACCACCTGCGCTGA
- a CDS encoding class I SAM-dependent methyltransferase, with protein MASTPEIDPNFPYALDRPAQARRMAGIGMGLGVATLVGVIVVPGAFLGARGLVVLALLLACLTALVVAAGMFRTSKHTKIAATDRLLNGLDLRGDEDALDLGCGAGLLCAGLAVRLPGGSVTGVDAWVESQLQPTGKALAKKTLASAGVRGVALRTGTVRELPVADASVDLAVSRDVLSLLPSAVARTEAVEQLERVVRPGGRVALLEPAATGQLVRDLRAHGFDDVRRSGRWWSLMPPARLVTAVRRDDA; from the coding sequence ATGGCCAGCACGCCGGAGATCGACCCGAACTTCCCCTACGCGCTGGACCGTCCGGCGCAGGCGCGGCGCATGGCCGGCATCGGCATGGGCCTCGGCGTGGCCACCCTCGTGGGCGTGATCGTCGTGCCGGGCGCCTTCCTCGGCGCCCGCGGGCTCGTCGTCCTGGCGCTGCTCCTCGCCTGCCTGACCGCGCTCGTCGTCGCCGCCGGGATGTTCCGCACGTCGAAGCACACGAAGATCGCCGCGACCGACCGGCTGCTGAACGGCCTGGACCTGCGCGGCGACGAGGACGCCCTCGACCTGGGCTGCGGCGCGGGGCTGCTGTGCGCCGGCCTGGCCGTCCGGCTGCCCGGCGGCTCGGTCACCGGCGTCGACGCGTGGGTGGAGTCGCAGCTGCAGCCGACGGGCAAGGCGCTGGCGAAGAAGACGCTCGCGTCGGCCGGCGTCCGCGGCGTGGCGCTGCGCACGGGCACGGTCCGCGAGCTGCCCGTCGCCGACGCGTCCGTCGACCTGGCGGTCTCGCGCGACGTCCTCTCGCTGCTGCCCTCGGCGGTCGCGCGGACGGAGGCCGTCGAGCAGCTGGAGCGCGTGGTCCGGCCGGGCGGGCGCGTCGCGCTGCTCGAGCCGGCCGCCACCGGGCAGCTCGTTCGCGACCTGCGGGCGCACGGGTTCGACGACGTGCGGCGCTCGGGCCGCTGGTGGTCGCTCATGCCGCCGGCGCGCCTGGTCACGGCCGTGCGCCGCGACGACGCCTGA
- a CDS encoding inorganic phosphate transporter: MGSDVLLAVVIAAAVSFDFTNGFHDTANAMATSIATRALSPRAAVLLSAALNFVGAFVSVKVATTIAEGIVDNTVIAGDAGLALLFAALAGAMLWNLVTWALSLPSSSSHALIGGIVGAVLIAHGTGAIKGEGLIEKVLLPAVLAPLLCGFVAALGTFVAYRLRPGGPTAESRRAYRYGQLASASLVSLAHGTNDAQKTMGVITLALVAHGTLDDASAIPLWVKVVAALAIAGGTAIGGWRIIRTLGKRLTEIEAPQGFVAESSSTSVILASSYFGYPLSTTHVVSGGILGVGIGKRLSEVRWGLFGTMVVAWVFTIPAAGLVAAAIWEGSEAIGSGSTGSVIMAILSGAAALTLFVTVQRKAAVEAHDTVGDHDDEPAPPARAAAPTPKAA, translated from the coding sequence ATGGGCTCCGACGTCCTCCTCGCCGTCGTCATCGCGGCCGCGGTCTCGTTCGACTTCACGAACGGGTTCCACGACACGGCGAACGCGATGGCCACCTCGATCGCGACGCGGGCGCTGTCGCCGCGCGCGGCGGTGCTGCTGTCGGCGGCGCTCAACTTCGTCGGCGCCTTCGTGTCGGTGAAGGTGGCGACGACGATCGCCGAGGGCATCGTCGACAACACGGTGATCGCCGGTGACGCCGGGCTGGCGCTGCTCTTCGCCGCGCTCGCCGGGGCGATGCTGTGGAACCTCGTCACGTGGGCGCTCTCCCTGCCGTCCAGCTCGAGCCACGCGCTCATCGGCGGCATCGTCGGCGCGGTCCTGATCGCGCACGGCACCGGCGCGATCAAGGGGGAGGGGCTGATCGAGAAGGTGCTCCTGCCGGCCGTCCTGGCGCCGCTGCTGTGCGGCTTCGTCGCCGCGCTCGGCACGTTCGTCGCCTACCGCCTGCGGCCCGGGGGCCCGACCGCCGAGAGCCGGCGCGCCTACCGCTACGGGCAGCTCGCGTCCGCGTCGCTCGTCTCGCTCGCGCACGGCACGAACGACGCGCAGAAGACGATGGGCGTCATCACCCTGGCGCTCGTCGCCCACGGCACGCTCGACGACGCCTCGGCAATCCCGCTCTGGGTGAAGGTCGTCGCGGCGCTCGCGATCGCGGGCGGCACCGCCATCGGCGGCTGGCGGATCATCCGCACGCTCGGCAAGCGGCTGACCGAGATCGAGGCCCCGCAGGGCTTCGTCGCCGAGTCCTCCAGCACGAGCGTCATCCTGGCGTCGTCGTACTTCGGCTACCCGCTCTCCACCACGCACGTCGTGTCCGGCGGCATCCTCGGCGTCGGCATCGGCAAGCGCCTGTCCGAGGTGCGGTGGGGCCTGTTCGGCACGATGGTCGTCGCCTGGGTCTTCACGATCCCCGCGGCCGGCCTGGTCGCGGCCGCGATCTGGGAGGGCTCCGAGGCCATCGGCTCCGGCTCGACCGGGTCGGTGATCATGGCGATCCTCTCCGGCGCCGCCGCGCTGACCCTCTTCGTCACCGTCCAGCGGAAGGCGGCGGTCGAGGCGCACGACACGGTCGGCGACCACGACGACGAGCCCGCCCCTCCGGCCCGCGCGGCCGCCCCGACCCCGAAGGCCGCCTGA
- a CDS encoding A/G-specific adenine glycosylase: protein MPAAPPTRAPDDRDAAAEGALRADRDAARDAILAWYGEVARDLPWRRTDDPYAILVSEVMLQQTQVARVVPRFEAWIDRWPTAEALAAADRRDVLAAWVGLGYNSRAVRLQEACVVVARDGWPASAAGLRALPGIGPYTAAAVASFAFGERVAAVDTNVVRISERLGLGAPDELLPDDDRAATWNQAAMELGATRCRARTVECGACPAAAWCRSAHAVVIPPRGARGTRQRFEDSDRYVRGRIVAALAGGQDLAAALPAEVTPERVERAVAGLVRDGLLVHTDDGPALAPSSAG from the coding sequence ATGCCCGCCGCCCCGCCGACCCGCGCGCCCGACGACCGGGACGCGGCGGCGGAGGGGGCGCTCCGGGCCGACCGGGACGCCGCCCGCGACGCGATCCTCGCCTGGTACGGCGAGGTCGCCCGCGACCTGCCCTGGCGGCGCACCGACGACCCCTACGCGATCCTCGTCTCCGAGGTCATGCTGCAGCAGACGCAGGTCGCGCGGGTCGTCCCACGCTTCGAGGCGTGGATCGACCGCTGGCCGACGGCGGAGGCGCTCGCCGCCGCGGACCGCCGCGACGTGCTGGCCGCCTGGGTCGGCCTGGGCTACAACTCCCGCGCCGTGCGGCTGCAGGAGGCGTGCGTCGTCGTCGCGCGCGACGGCTGGCCGGCGTCCGCGGCGGGCCTGCGCGCGCTGCCGGGGATCGGGCCGTACACGGCCGCGGCGGTGGCCTCGTTCGCGTTCGGCGAGCGCGTGGCGGCCGTCGACACGAACGTCGTGCGCATCAGCGAGCGGCTGGGCCTGGGCGCCCCGGACGAGCTGCTGCCCGACGACGACCGCGCCGCGACGTGGAACCAGGCGGCGATGGAGCTCGGCGCGACCCGGTGCCGGGCACGGACGGTGGAGTGCGGGGCCTGCCCGGCCGCGGCGTGGTGCCGGTCGGCGCACGCCGTCGTGATCCCGCCCCGCGGGGCGCGGGGCACCCGGCAGCGGTTCGAGGACAGCGACCGCTACGTCCGCGGGCGAATCGTCGCCGCGCTGGCGGGCGGGCAGGACCTCGCGGCCGCGCTGCCGGCCGAGGTGACGCCCGAGCGCGTCGAGCGCGCCGTGGCCGGCCTGGTCCGCGACGGCCTGCTCGTCCACACGGACGACGGTCCGGCCCTCGCGCCGTCAAGCGCCGGTTAA